From a region of the Triticum aestivum cultivar Chinese Spring chromosome 7D, IWGSC CS RefSeq v2.1, whole genome shotgun sequence genome:
- the LOC123167602 gene encoding cysteine-rich and transmembrane domain-containing protein WIH2: MSYYGQQQPPVGAPPPQGYPGKEEYPPAGYPPAGYPPPGQGQGYPPQGYPPQQGGYPPQQGYPPQQGGYPPQQGYPQQGYPPQYAQQPPRQQQSSGPSFMEGCLAALCCCCLLDACF, translated from the exons ATGAGCTACTACGGCCAGCAGCAGCCGCCCGTCGGCGCGCCTCCACCGCAAG GGTATCCAGGAAAAGAGGAGTACCCGCCGGCAGGCTACCCTCCGGCCGGGTACCCACCGCCGGGGCAGGGACAAGGCTACCCTCCCCAGGGATACCCGCCGCAGCAGGGGGGTTATCCGCCGCAGCAGGGGTATCCGCCACAGCAGGGAGGGTACCCGCCGCAGCAAGGGTACCCGCAGCAGGGGTACCCGCCTCAGTACGCGCAGCAGCCGCCGCGGCAGCAGCAGAGCAGTGGCCCGTCCTTCATGGAGGGATG CCTGGCCGCCCTTTGTTGCTGCTGTCTGTTGGATGCTTGCTTCTAA
- the LOC123167601 gene encoding uncharacterized protein isoform X1: MLRKMKKRKHEHDEVPHTSPALPSAQVQQPQLQPTVSNNRCFLHYLPDLRQAKEIAYNSCQLKPKVEVSDYFDSPSAKLIGKFFSEAGPEPGVLHSSSLREMVVFPQGPGAVMPTYEAVLQEQLRETENRAKELKQEWQTSGCTVIVDSWKSKCDKSFVSVLVQCSKGTQFLRSIDVSEITEDFDELESMLSCVVEDVGAHNIVQIVMNDVSPHMQMAREYVLNKYDSFFFVLCADHCINLLLEKIAALEHVSEVLMKAREITRFLYGHALPMKLKRYVQEEILSSSYLKFVAVFITLERLVSARVGLVQMFSSPEWVPSGWACRDLFERIQSIVKTDDTFWHAAAKVVKVTSPLVRVLYKLESDICPMGILYEAMHGAKEEICVNIGDESEFYLRIIDKIWDGYLHNPLHAAGPMLNPRIFYAAGFHPYTVISSGIAACIIQLGKAHYNPIKALAQLEVYEKKLGYFDTDPAKQQIMELPQVKWWSKHGACVPDLRTLARRVLSQTCFGATRYNIDWSLSEKLHAEWDKMTLPEQERFRQKEYVHYNSVLARASPLLHGSSVKQHDRVTLVLQDWIRPQKQAAGRH, from the exons ATGCTCAGAAAAATGAAGAAACGGAAGCATGAACATGATGAGGTTCCTCACACAAGCCCAGCCCTTCCATCTGCTCAAGTCCAGCAACCACAGCTACAACCAACTGTGTCCAATAACCGCTGCTTTCTTCATTATCTACCGGATTTGAGGCAGGCCAAGGAAATCGCATATAATTCTTGTCAACTGAAACCCAAGGTTGAGGTAAGTGATTACTTCGATTCTCCGTCAGCAAAATTAATAGGCAAGTTCTTCTCTGAAGCTGGACCTGAGCCTGGTGTTCTCCATTCATCATCTTTGAGGGAGATGGTTGTGTTTCCCCAAGGGCCTGGGGCTGTAATGCCTACGTACGAAGCTGTTCTGCAGGAGCAACTAAGAGAAACTGAGAACCGCGCAAAGGAACTCAAGCAAGAGTGGCAAACAAGTGGCTGCACTGTAATTGTGGATAGTTGGAAGAGCAAGTGTGACAAAAGCTTCGTAAGTGTCCTGGTGCAGTGCAGCAAAGGTACGCAGTTCCTCAGATCCATTGATGTCTCTGAAATCACTGAGGACTTCGATGAGCTAGAATCAATGCTTTCTTGCGTGGTTGAAGATGTTGGTGCCCATAACATTGTTCAGATTGTCATGAATGACGTGTCACCCCATATGCAGATGGCACGGGAGTATGTGCTAAATAAATATGACAGTTTTTTCTTCGTGCTATGTGCTGACCATTGCATCAACCTTCTGCTTGAGAAAATAGCAGCGCTCGAGCATGTCAGTGAAGTCCTAATGAAGGCAAGGGAAATTACAAGGTTTTTATATGGCCATGCACTGCCAATGAAATTGAAACGATATGTTCAGGAGGAGATTTTGAGCAGTTCTTATCTGAAATTTGTGGCAGTGTTCATCACATTAGAGAGGTTAGTTTCTGCAAGAGTAGGTCTGGTGCAGATGTTCAGCTCGCCTGAATGGGTTCCCTCGGGTTGGGCTTGTCGTGATCTGTTCGAGCGTATCCAGAGCATAGTAAAGACAGACGATACATTTTGGCATGCTGCTGCCAAAGTCGTGAAGGTTACAAGCCCACTTGTCAGAGTGTTGTATAAACTGGAATCTGATATCTGTCCGATGGGTATCTTGTATGAAGCCATGCATGGTGCAAAAGAAGAGATATGTGTCAATATTGGAGATGAAAGTGAGTTTTATTTGCGTATAATTGACAAGATATGGGATGGTTACTTGCATAACCCTCTCCATGCTGCTGGTCCGATGCTAAACCCAAGGATCTTTTACGCAGCTGGATTCCACCCTTATACTGTGATCAGCAGTGGCATCGCGGCCTGTATAATCCAACTGGGCAAGGCTCATTACAATCCCATAAAAGCGTTAGCACAATTGGAAGTGTATGAAAAGAAATTGGGCTATTTCGATACAGATCCAGCAAAGCAGCAAATAATGGAATTACCACAAG TTAAATGGTGGTCGAAGCACGGGGCTTGCGTGCCCGACCTGCGGACCCTTGCGAGGCGTGTCCTGAGCCAGACGTGCTTCGGCGCCACCAGGTACAACATCGACTGGAGCCTGTCGGAGAAGCTGCACGCCGAGTGGGACAAGATGACGCTGCCCGAACAGGAGAGGTTCCGGCAGAAGGAGTACGTCCACTACAACAGCGTCCTCGCCCGCGCCTCCCCACTCCTGCACGGCTCCTCCGTGAAGCAGCACGACAGGGTCACCTTGGTGCTGCAGGACTGGATCAGACCGCAGAAACAGGCCGCCGGTCGCCACTAA
- the LOC123167601 gene encoding uncharacterized protein isoform X2, translating to MLRKMKKRKHEHDEVPHTSPALPSAQVQQPQLQPTVSNNRCFLHYLPDLRQAKEIAYNSCQLKPKVEVSDYFDSPSAKLIGKFFSEAGPEPGVLHSSSLREMVVFPQGPGAVMPTYEAVLQEQLRETENRAKELKQEWQTSGCTVIVDSWKSKCDKSFVSVLVQCSKGTQFLRSIDVSEITEDFDELESMLSCVVEDVGAHNIVQIVMNDVSPHMQMAREYVLNKYDSFFFVLCADHCINLLLEKIAALEHVSEVLMKAREITRFLYGHALPMKLKRYVQEEILSSSYLKFVAVFITLERLVSARVGLVQMFSSPEWVPSGWACRDLFERIQSIVKTDDTFWHAAAKVVKVTSPLVRVLYKLESDICPMGILYEAMHGAKEEICVNIGDETGFHPYTVISSGIAACIIQLGKAHYNPIKALAQLEVYEKKLGYFDTDPAKQQIMELPQVKWWSKHGACVPDLRTLARRVLSQTCFGATRYNIDWSLSEKLHAEWDKMTLPEQERFRQKEYVHYNSVLARASPLLHGSSVKQHDRVTLVLQDWIRPQKQAAGRH from the exons ATGCTCAGAAAAATGAAGAAACGGAAGCATGAACATGATGAGGTTCCTCACACAAGCCCAGCCCTTCCATCTGCTCAAGTCCAGCAACCACAGCTACAACCAACTGTGTCCAATAACCGCTGCTTTCTTCATTATCTACCGGATTTGAGGCAGGCCAAGGAAATCGCATATAATTCTTGTCAACTGAAACCCAAGGTTGAGGTAAGTGATTACTTCGATTCTCCGTCAGCAAAATTAATAGGCAAGTTCTTCTCTGAAGCTGGACCTGAGCCTGGTGTTCTCCATTCATCATCTTTGAGGGAGATGGTTGTGTTTCCCCAAGGGCCTGGGGCTGTAATGCCTACGTACGAAGCTGTTCTGCAGGAGCAACTAAGAGAAACTGAGAACCGCGCAAAGGAACTCAAGCAAGAGTGGCAAACAAGTGGCTGCACTGTAATTGTGGATAGTTGGAAGAGCAAGTGTGACAAAAGCTTCGTAAGTGTCCTGGTGCAGTGCAGCAAAGGTACGCAGTTCCTCAGATCCATTGATGTCTCTGAAATCACTGAGGACTTCGATGAGCTAGAATCAATGCTTTCTTGCGTGGTTGAAGATGTTGGTGCCCATAACATTGTTCAGATTGTCATGAATGACGTGTCACCCCATATGCAGATGGCACGGGAGTATGTGCTAAATAAATATGACAGTTTTTTCTTCGTGCTATGTGCTGACCATTGCATCAACCTTCTGCTTGAGAAAATAGCAGCGCTCGAGCATGTCAGTGAAGTCCTAATGAAGGCAAGGGAAATTACAAGGTTTTTATATGGCCATGCACTGCCAATGAAATTGAAACGATATGTTCAGGAGGAGATTTTGAGCAGTTCTTATCTGAAATTTGTGGCAGTGTTCATCACATTAGAGAGGTTAGTTTCTGCAAGAGTAGGTCTGGTGCAGATGTTCAGCTCGCCTGAATGGGTTCCCTCGGGTTGGGCTTGTCGTGATCTGTTCGAGCGTATCCAGAGCATAGTAAAGACAGACGATACATTTTGGCATGCTGCTGCCAAAGTCGTGAAGGTTACAAGCCCACTTGTCAGAGTGTTGTATAAACTGGAATCTGATATCTGTCCGATGGGTATCTTGTATGAAGCCATGCATGGTGCAAAAGAAGAGATATGTGTCAATATTGGAGATGAAA CTGGATTCCACCCTTATACTGTGATCAGCAGTGGCATCGCGGCCTGTATAATCCAACTGGGCAAGGCTCATTACAATCCCATAAAAGCGTTAGCACAATTGGAAGTGTATGAAAAGAAATTGGGCTATTTCGATACAGATCCAGCAAAGCAGCAAATAATGGAATTACCACAAG TTAAATGGTGGTCGAAGCACGGGGCTTGCGTGCCCGACCTGCGGACCCTTGCGAGGCGTGTCCTGAGCCAGACGTGCTTCGGCGCCACCAGGTACAACATCGACTGGAGCCTGTCGGAGAAGCTGCACGCCGAGTGGGACAAGATGACGCTGCCCGAACAGGAGAGGTTCCGGCAGAAGGAGTACGTCCACTACAACAGCGTCCTCGCCCGCGCCTCCCCACTCCTGCACGGCTCCTCCGTGAAGCAGCACGACAGGGTCACCTTGGTGCTGCAGGACTGGATCAGACCGCAGAAACAGGCCGCCGGTCGCCACTAA